One region of Heliomicrobium undosum genomic DNA includes:
- a CDS encoding class I SAM-dependent methyltransferase — protein sequence MATINDNLQTWSNYDWSQSGDEWSAGWGGTEYLWTCTILPRILPYLPLGRTLELAPGFGRWTQFLKDVAQELILVDLTERCIEACKARFASAKNIRYYTNDGKSLDMIEDNSLDFVFSWDSLVHVEIDVIEAYLKELAKKLKRDGVGFIHHSNLGRYCDQNGQVLVENVAWRAGTVTAERFEEICASVGLRCIRQELINWNGLLLNDCISVFTPQGSKYDQPNERWKNLFFGDESRRVSKIAEHYKGVENQQVVYQAGMGEWIGRVTLAAKGRPVYIWGTGKVGIAVYYLLQELGIKASGFIDSDTRKAGQEMMNLTVAAPDEAIGGVKDIFVLIGSIAYQEEIGNRLIEMGLRSIYDFDTIPYINKP from the coding sequence TTGGCAACGATCAACGATAACTTACAAACCTGGTCGAATTACGATTGGAGTCAATCGGGCGATGAGTGGTCTGCCGGTTGGGGTGGAACGGAGTATCTATGGACGTGCACCATTTTGCCGCGAATCCTGCCCTACCTCCCTTTGGGTCGAACACTGGAACTGGCGCCTGGCTTTGGGCGATGGACGCAGTTTTTAAAAGATGTCGCACAGGAATTGATACTGGTCGACTTAACGGAGCGGTGCATTGAAGCATGCAAAGCGCGTTTTGCCAGCGCAAAGAATATTCGCTACTACACCAATGATGGAAAATCGTTGGATATGATCGAAGATAATTCTTTGGACTTTGTCTTCAGTTGGGATTCGTTGGTGCATGTCGAGATTGATGTGATTGAAGCCTATCTGAAGGAATTAGCAAAGAAGTTAAAGCGGGACGGTGTGGGATTTATCCACCATTCCAATCTGGGGCGCTACTGTGATCAGAACGGTCAGGTCCTGGTCGAAAACGTCGCCTGGAGAGCCGGCACAGTCACCGCCGAACGCTTTGAGGAGATCTGCGCCTCTGTAGGCCTGCGGTGTATCCGTCAAGAACTGATCAATTGGAACGGGTTGCTTTTAAACGATTGCATATCGGTTTTTACCCCTCAAGGAAGCAAGTATGATCAGCCGAACGAGAGATGGAAAAACCTGTTTTTTGGGGATGAGTCGCGCAGGGTCAGTAAAATCGCGGAGCATTACAAAGGCGTTGAGAACCAGCAAGTGGTGTACCAAGCCGGCATGGGCGAATGGATCGGCAGAGTCACCTTAGCGGCCAAGGGACGGCCTGTTTATATATGGGGAACTGGAAAAGTCGGGATAGCGGTGTACTACTTGTTGCAGGAACTGGGTATAAAGGCATCCGGCTTTATCGACAGTGATACCCGCAAGGCGGGCCAGGAGATGATGAATTTGACGGTAGCCGCTCCCGATGAGGCGATTGGCGGTGTTAAGGATATTTTTGTCCTCATCGGTTCCATCGCTTATCAAGAGGAAATTGGCAATCGATTGATCGAGATGGGCCTGAGGAGTATCTATGATTTCGATACCATTCCTTATATCAACAAGCCATAA
- a CDS encoding class I SAM-dependent methyltransferase → MERPPFGKRQKQKHPNLELTEGVKLARELFERGEFLTAFDLYEQLIAENQRRTFDLLSEVYDRYQELPQRDRYHLYQRRHFDFGIRDGDRVLDIGSGHLPFPLATHLAEFAIDDDQYGRAGQAFQRVDGKPVFECSVEAMPFADKSFDFVYCSHVLEHADDPAKACRELMRVGKRGYIESPNRGKDLWLHSARISNHRWAVESFNDSLIFSEYSADDLSGFDCDILLQMHCAPQTKREKAFAALIYLKATQVNAMLLWEDSFAFEVRRLSDRRE, encoded by the coding sequence GTGGAGCGGCCGCCTTTCGGGAAACGGCAAAAGCAGAAGCATCCCAACCTCGAACTGACGGAGGGAGTAAAACTGGCGCGGGAACTTTTCGAGCGTGGAGAGTTTCTCACCGCCTTTGATCTCTATGAACAACTGATCGCGGAGAATCAGCGCAGGACCTTTGACCTGCTCTCCGAGGTCTATGACAGGTATCAGGAGTTGCCGCAGAGGGACCGCTATCACCTCTACCAGCGCCGTCATTTTGACTTCGGCATCCGTGACGGCGATAGGGTGCTCGACATCGGCAGCGGCCACCTGCCCTTCCCGTTGGCCACCCATCTCGCTGAGTTTGCCATCGATGACGATCAGTATGGACGGGCCGGGCAAGCCTTCCAACGGGTTGACGGGAAACCGGTCTTTGAATGCTCTGTCGAGGCCATGCCCTTCGCCGACAAGAGCTTTGACTTTGTCTACTGCTCCCATGTGCTCGAACATGCCGACGACCCGGCGAAGGCCTGCCGGGAGTTGATGCGTGTCGGCAAGCGGGGCTATATCGAATCGCCGAACCGGGGCAAGGACCTGTGGCTCCATTCCGCGAGGATCAGCAATCACCGCTGGGCGGTGGAATCCTTTAATGACAGCTTGATTTTTTCTGAATACAGCGCCGATGATCTATCCGGGTTTGACTGCGACATCCTGTTGCAGATGCACTGCGCGCCCCAGACAAAAAGGGAAAAGGCCTTCGCCGCTTTGATCTACCTGAAAGCCACCCAGGTGAACGCGATGCTCCTCTGGGAGGACAGCTTTGCCTTCGAGGTGCGCCGGCTCAGCGATCGCCGCGAATAA
- a CDS encoding class I SAM-dependent methyltransferase yields MSDWSKLSLEVSEQALRDIEKMDHRLFNIDDEEISGKNEQQIREMIVGEYFARVAAYAGKVASSFLFRSQWSHEPAEWFDHRHHFLYPEKFMTDYTILSLSNVLEKLPLNGTILDLCSGDGWADYHFYRKRASRVTCVELNEAGYKTALRLHGADNIEYRHGDVLTFEPERDAYDVVLIRGAIEHFSREDQQLLFNKAYGALKPGGWFCGDTPAANQSGEKHLHFHINEWRDEAEMRSELSQVFHIVETKSLKSQSLTTLYWQCGK; encoded by the coding sequence GTGAGCGACTGGTCAAAGTTGTCTCTTGAGGTGAGTGAGCAAGCGCTCAGGGACATCGAAAAGATGGACCACCGGCTGTTTAACATTGATGATGAGGAAATCAGCGGGAAAAATGAGCAGCAGATCCGGGAGATGATCGTCGGCGAATACTTTGCCCGTGTGGCCGCCTATGCCGGCAAGGTGGCCTCCAGTTTTCTATTCCGTTCGCAGTGGAGTCATGAGCCGGCTGAATGGTTCGATCACCGGCATCACTTTCTCTATCCGGAAAAATTCATGACTGACTATACGATCCTGTCGCTGTCCAACGTGCTCGAGAAACTACCTTTAAACGGGACGATCCTTGACTTGTGTTCCGGCGACGGTTGGGCCGACTATCACTTCTACCGCAAGCGTGCGAGCCGGGTGACTTGTGTGGAACTGAATGAGGCGGGGTATAAGACGGCCTTGCGGCTCCATGGGGCGGACAACATCGAGTACCGCCACGGCGATGTGCTGACCTTCGAACCGGAGCGGGACGCCTATGATGTGGTCTTGATTCGAGGCGCTATAGAGCATTTCTCGAGAGAGGACCAGCAATTGTTGTTCAATAAGGCCTACGGCGCTCTGAAACCGGGCGGATGGTTCTGCGGCGATACGCCGGCAGCGAACCAATCTGGAGAAAAACATCTCCATTTTCATATCAACGAATGGCGCGATGAAGCGGAGATGCGCAGCGAACTGTCACAGGTGTTCCATATCGTGGAGACAAAAAGCCTGAAATCGCAGAGTCTGACGACCCTGTATTGGCAGTGTGGAAAGTGA
- a CDS encoding UDP-N-acetylglucosamine 4,6-dehydratase family protein, whose product MGNDYLQDKVVLIIGVTGSLGQVLLPAILARRPRAVRLFSRDEAKQYQLQQEYGHRRDLRYFIGDVRDSERVRRASEGAHVIFHLASLKHVPLCEYNPYEAVKTNVIGTQNVIDAALANNVERVVYTSSDKAVSPTNTMGATKLLAERLISSAQESRGNRKTIFSAVRFGNVLNSRGSVIEVFKQQIRKGGPVTVTDPEMTRFMMTLSQAADLTIRAGELAEGGEVFVLKMPVIRLGDLAEVMIQEYAPLVGRDPGAIPVRYIGLRPGEKRFEELMTPDESRLARELPDMFVLPMPSQQSEYAQEKLASSADMPSISKEEVRHLLQKEGDILV is encoded by the coding sequence ATGGGTAACGATTACTTGCAAGATAAGGTGGTCCTGATCATCGGAGTCACCGGATCGCTCGGTCAGGTCCTGTTGCCGGCGATCCTGGCCCGGCGTCCGCGCGCCGTCCGGCTGTTCAGCCGCGATGAGGCGAAGCAGTACCAACTGCAGCAGGAGTACGGTCACCGGCGGGATCTGCGCTATTTTATCGGCGATGTGCGAGATAGCGAGCGTGTGCGGCGCGCATCAGAGGGCGCCCATGTGATCTTTCACCTCGCCAGTCTGAAGCATGTCCCCCTCTGTGAGTACAACCCCTATGAAGCGGTTAAGACCAATGTGATTGGAACACAAAACGTCATTGACGCCGCGTTAGCGAATAATGTCGAACGCGTTGTCTATACCAGTTCTGACAAGGCTGTAAGCCCTACCAACACGATGGGGGCGACGAAACTTCTGGCCGAAAGATTGATCTCTTCGGCACAAGAGTCAAGAGGCAACCGGAAAACCATTTTTTCTGCAGTGCGCTTTGGCAATGTGCTTAACAGTCGAGGCAGTGTCATCGAGGTTTTTAAGCAACAGATCCGTAAAGGCGGACCGGTCACGGTGACCGATCCAGAAATGACCCGTTTTATGATGACCCTTTCCCAGGCGGCAGACCTGACGATCCGCGCGGGGGAACTCGCCGAGGGGGGAGAGGTTTTTGTCCTCAAGATGCCCGTCATCCGGTTAGGGGACTTGGCTGAGGTGATGATCCAGGAGTACGCGCCGCTGGTGGGGAGGGATCCTGGGGCGATCCCCGTCCGGTATATCGGTTTGCGCCCTGGGGAAAAGCGCTTCGAGGAATTGATGACACCTGATGAGAGCCGCTTGGCTCGGGAGCTTCCCGATATGTTTGTGTTGCCCATGCCGAGTCAGCAAAGCGAGTATGCGCAAGAAAAATTAGCCAGTTCTGCGGACATGCCTTCGATTTCCAAAGAAGAGGTGCGACATTTGCTTCAAAAAGAAGGAGATATTCTGGTTTAA
- a CDS encoding methyltransferase domain-containing protein, with translation MSVGLKELRTEQKKVNLCSGPVKIKGYLNIDINPASDLVLDLDYQNIPLADESVDVVACISAINYFTRDRAQEIIREVFRVLKPGGIARFGTQDLRRLAEMYIHEDRDFFFQKLSDGRDRFPGATLADKLNNFFYGFPTFGKACKYVYDFASLRVLFDKAGFVEIEQKQYRESRIPEVDLLDNRPEQMFFLEAVKPDGLERLRSLYNQDDREAATALWKTGRREEAWQLLLEALDKHPFDKETVFSVLLVLQEMKRYDDAVKLLQAYTKGRPDDREMATELAQFSRQAAASRLSKTYVAERKAELDKLDERKNRIASDEEHLSGCITWLRRAQMVTNNGGVSAIYHMVRPVWDVSYPETTGYIIPTFLTYSRLTGDATFRQNAIEMGDWEIAIQSPEGGAGEPVGVFGLRPRVFNTAQVLLGWMALWRETEDDKYLRSARKAADWIVASQEEDGRWVRNTYSGDMKAYKSRVAWPLLEMYALTGEERYRRSAEKALRWILDQAQPNGWFGNSSLSDPGKPWTHLIGYTLGALLEIYRLRNADVDYNLIMALLRSAASAMTSYMAQKSPGDQEQFPGLPGAFNHQWQSDDRWSCVTGNAQLEYFLRRLSAFTEDEGYGEAADRLLDDLKGIQFLDGVEDRNIFGGLPGSVPVGGPYVAYGIPNWGVKFFADSLLQRIVGKDHACYLG, from the coding sequence ATGAGCGTTGGCCTGAAGGAACTGCGTACAGAACAGAAAAAAGTCAACCTTTGCAGCGGCCCCGTGAAAATCAAAGGGTATTTAAATATTGATATCAACCCGGCTTCCGACCTAGTCCTCGACCTGGACTATCAGAACATCCCCTTGGCCGACGAGAGTGTCGACGTGGTCGCCTGTATCTCGGCGATCAATTACTTTACAAGGGACCGGGCGCAGGAGATCATCCGGGAAGTGTTTCGCGTTCTAAAACCGGGTGGGATAGCTCGTTTCGGCACCCAGGACCTGAGGCGCCTTGCAGAGATGTATATCCATGAGGACCGGGACTTTTTCTTCCAGAAGCTGAGCGATGGACGGGACCGTTTCCCGGGGGCGACGCTGGCCGATAAGCTGAACAACTTTTTTTACGGGTTCCCAACCTTCGGCAAAGCATGCAAGTATGTCTACGACTTTGCGTCCCTGCGCGTGCTCTTTGATAAGGCCGGTTTCGTCGAGATTGAGCAGAAGCAGTACCGGGAAAGCCGCATCCCTGAGGTGGATCTGCTGGACAACCGGCCAGAGCAGATGTTCTTCCTGGAAGCGGTCAAACCGGATGGCCTCGAACGGTTGCGCAGCCTCTATAACCAGGATGACCGGGAGGCGGCAACGGCGCTCTGGAAGACCGGACGGCGGGAAGAGGCATGGCAACTCCTCCTGGAGGCGCTCGACAAGCACCCTTTTGACAAAGAGACGGTGTTCAGCGTCCTGCTCGTCTTGCAGGAAATGAAGCGTTATGATGACGCCGTAAAGCTGCTGCAAGCCTATACAAAAGGCCGGCCTGACGACCGGGAGATGGCGACGGAGTTGGCGCAGTTTTCGCGCCAGGCGGCCGCCTCGCGGTTGAGTAAAACCTATGTGGCGGAACGCAAGGCAGAACTGGACAAGCTCGATGAACGGAAGAACAGGATCGCTTCCGATGAAGAACACCTTTCCGGTTGTATAACCTGGTTGCGGCGGGCCCAGATGGTGACGAACAACGGCGGTGTCTCCGCCATTTACCACATGGTGCGTCCCGTCTGGGATGTGTCCTATCCGGAAACGACGGGTTACATCATCCCGACCTTTCTGACCTATTCCCGGTTGACCGGCGATGCCACTTTCCGTCAGAACGCCATTGAGATGGGCGACTGGGAGATCGCCATTCAGTCGCCAGAGGGCGGCGCCGGAGAGCCTGTCGGCGTCTTCGGGCTCCGGCCCCGCGTTTTCAACACGGCCCAGGTCCTCTTGGGTTGGATGGCCTTGTGGCGGGAAACAGAGGACGATAAATACCTGAGGAGCGCTCGGAAAGCGGCTGACTGGATTGTCGCCAGCCAGGAAGAGGATGGCCGTTGGGTGCGCAACACCTACAGCGGCGACATGAAGGCGTACAAGAGCCGGGTGGCCTGGCCGCTGTTGGAGATGTATGCCCTCACCGGGGAAGAGCGATACCGCCGCTCCGCCGAAAAGGCGTTGCGATGGATCCTTGACCAGGCCCAGCCGAACGGATGGTTCGGCAACAGCAGCTTGAGCGATCCCGGCAAACCCTGGACCCACCTGATCGGCTACACGCTGGGCGCTTTGCTTGAAATCTACCGGCTCAGAAACGCCGATGTGGACTATAACCTGATCATGGCGTTGCTGCGCAGCGCGGCATCGGCGATGACATCCTACATGGCCCAAAAGTCCCCTGGCGATCAGGAGCAGTTCCCCGGACTGCCTGGCGCCTTCAATCATCAGTGGCAAAGCGATGACCGTTGGAGTTGTGTGACCGGGAATGCGCAATTGGAGTATTTCCTGCGGCGCTTGTCGGCTTTTACGGAAGACGAAGGGTATGGAGAGGCCGCCGATCGACTGCTCGACGATTTGAAAGGGATTCAGTTCCTCGATGGCGTGGAGGACCGGAACATCTTCGGCGGCTTGCCGGGGAGCGTCCCTGTCGGCGGCCCATACGTCGCCTACGGGATTCCCAACTGGGGGGTCAAGTTTTTCGCCGACTCGCTGCTTCAGCGGATCGTGGGAAAGGATCACGCCTGTTACCTCGGATAA
- a CDS encoding radical SAM/SPASM domain-containing protein codes for MTDSVPAPSVFAIETVLGCDLRCPECALGGERIERPRGMMSLQDFRVIADKIRPYARYVYLHLWGEPMLNREIFSMVAYAAQFAKTNISTNGNVMTGQMAEALIASGVDDIILSIDGTTQEVYGHYRVGGKAERALAALELLQEANRRLGRKANIIPQFIVFEHNQHEMEAFRDVCDRLGLRPSFKAPYIRSGLRVRPSTLPQFCRPRYPDLEALKKAMAGCSNPREVFNILLDGTVTLCCHDYNGFIRFGNIFEQDVLEIWRSESYNQTRQAIGDGNPPDFCLNYCQSYYLDNPSPVMKEER; via the coding sequence ATGACTGATTCTGTTCCCGCTCCGAGCGTATTTGCTATTGAAACTGTGCTGGGCTGTGACTTGCGCTGTCCTGAGTGCGCTTTGGGGGGGGAGCGGATCGAACGGCCCCGGGGGATGATGTCGCTACAGGACTTTCGCGTCATCGCCGATAAAATTCGTCCTTACGCTCGCTATGTCTATCTTCACCTTTGGGGCGAGCCCATGTTGAATCGGGAGATTTTTTCGATGGTCGCCTATGCGGCCCAATTCGCCAAGACGAACATCAGCACAAATGGAAACGTGATGACCGGCCAGATGGCCGAGGCGTTGATCGCCTCCGGCGTGGACGACATCATCCTATCCATAGACGGTACAACCCAGGAGGTTTACGGCCATTACCGGGTTGGCGGCAAGGCGGAGCGAGCCCTGGCCGCCCTGGAGTTGCTTCAGGAGGCCAACCGGCGTCTGGGAAGAAAGGCAAACATCATCCCTCAGTTTATAGTCTTTGAACATAATCAACATGAGATGGAAGCCTTCCGGGATGTTTGCGATCGGCTTGGACTGAGGCCCAGCTTTAAAGCGCCCTATATCCGCTCCGGGTTGAGGGTGCGCCCTTCCACGCTCCCTCAGTTCTGCCGGCCCCGTTACCCGGACCTGGAAGCGTTGAAAAAGGCGATGGCGGGGTGCAGCAACCCGCGGGAGGTCTTCAACATCCTGCTGGACGGGACGGTCACCCTTTGCTGTCACGACTATAACGGATTCATCCGCTTCGGAAACATCTTCGAACAGGATGTTTTGGAGATCTGGCGCAGTGAATCGTACAATCAAACCCGTCAGGCCATCGGCGACGGCAACCCGCCTGACTTTTGCCTTAACTATTGTCAGAGTTATTATCTCGACAACCCATCGCCCGTAATGAAGGAAGAAAGATAA